ACCGTAACAAGAAATTTTATAGTCCACCAtttgtatatatgtaaaaaaatctATCAACTATATTGTAAATGctataatgaatatttatttaatttgaatgaattgataaataatttaatttttaattcataattactaaaattattcACTCAACTTATTTAAGCTCGTGACATGAAAATTCCATTTTTTGTAAACTCAGCTCAAACTCGActgaataataaattcaaaccAGCCAGAACCCAACTCTGCTTGATTCAATTTGCACCCCTATTTAAAAATGTAGGTAGCAAGAGTTGCTCCCAATTTGTTATCGCGAGCAAAAGGCACCATTCCCTAGCTCATGCTTTTTATTTACACACACCCCGGAAAGCAGCAAAACTGAAAGTAAGGACTCTTCCAAAGTGAATTTTCCTCCATTTCTTGTTTAGGGTGTTCAAAATACAGTTATTTCAAATCCACATTTGGCTACACTCTGATTCTCGTACGTTGTCTTCTACATGTATTGGCCTgttataaatatgtatatacatTGCTaccatgtatatatatatatggtaatAAGCATCCCAACAGGCAAAGACCAATAACGCGAACGCGATACCCGAGTAAGAAGAATGCGAGCTACACATAAGTGACACAGTCAGCCTTCTCGGATTCAAGGACAATTCTTGCAGCTTCAACCACTGCTTGCCCACTCACATAGTGCTGTCTGCATACCGGCATATACACATCAGCTCCACCAATAACTTCTATTCGCGTATCCTCTGTCTTTCTCAAGGTAAAGAATGCGCGCTTTCCACAAAATTCACACCGTGCAGTTAACTTCGTAACAGAATCAGCAAGGGGAATTATATCAAGCACAGAACCAAAACTCCTCCTACCAACAGGATTCAATCCACCATTAAAAGATGATGTAATGCGATTATGTTATgagcaagaagaagaagacgaaGTAAGTAATGAGcatcaaaagaataaaataaaatatgaaacagGATCGATAGCCGGAGCTTTGAAGTATACCTCAAATAGTCACCATCAAGACCAGCTACTATCACAGTTTTTCCATCATGATCAGCAGCTTCACGGCAGAAATCATAAAGATCTTCGAAAAATTGTGCTTCATCAATACCAATCACATCCAGCTGTCACCATGTGCTTTTAATAAGTTAACATCACTAAGTCCTCTAATAACACAGAAAACTAGCAAGAATTATATGCGCAGACAGTAGGACTTTTTTAGGTATCTTTGTTCAAGTGCTAGACAAATTAACTTTTTCGAAAATGATTCAACTCAGAAACGGAAGTAAATTTCTTGGTCATAATACCTACTTAATGATACATGCAATAGTCAAGATGCAGACTAATGATTGAATGTATGCATCAAGTGTCattcttaataatataaatcatcACAATTTGCAGTTGATATACCTGCTCGTATGCATCAGAGCCAAAGGTTTGCCTAAATGATGACAAATTGGACAATGCCACACAAGGCAACTTCACCCCATCATGTGTCACTATTGAATCCAAACCATATCTTGTATCcttgtttgattttataattgcTACATTTCtgcataaaaaatttacatttcaCAGGGCACAATAAGTACTAAAATAATGATGTTCACCGATGAAAAAATAGCATTGAAGCACTGATAAAGCATCAGCATTTGAATGTCTCTTATTGCTTAAATCTAAAGCAAAAATCCTAAAGGATTTATGTAAAGATATGTTATATGGGAACTCTAGTAATAGATGGAATCTTAAAGTGCCAGGAATAACACTGACATTTCTCCGCAAAACCCATAAATTACTACTGCTATGAAACAGGGTGGTATTACATAAAAAGAAACCATGGCTAAAAGTGCTGCCTAGCAAATAACAGTAGAATATCAATAAGTCGATATCAGACCTGGAATATTAGCTAAACACAAGTCATTTATAAGGTACTTAATTACGGTGGGGACAAAAAGTCAAAAGAAGTAAAGCTCAAATACCTTAAGTGGCAAGTGCACAAACAACTTTATCTCAAATTATCAACCTAAGCCCTGAAATCAAAGGGAAACTCAGCCAATAACCATGCTGAGATTGTGATTAAAATGTAAGGAATATCAATTCTTCATCATTAATTATTGGTCATTTATATCAGGGACAAAGCCAGCATCCATTAAAATGCAGTTCAGTATGATGATTGTCCTACATATCTCCTCAAAATTTCTATGCGATTTATCACCCATTAAGAAGTAGTGCACCTCCTCTTGAACTTCAATCCTGCTACAAGCAGGCTCCTTTATTATTCCTGAATCTCTCATCATATCCCTAACCTTTGCCACAGCACCCCAAGACCCAAAAGAAGCATAGGCATTGGACAAGACCACATACTTTCCAGCATTTCCTGGATTCAATTCGAAGTATTTCTTAGCTGCAAGCTTTACCAAGTCCATGTCCCCATGAATCCTACAAGCCCCGAGCAAAGCACCCCATATAACTGAGTGTTCTTTACAAGGTGCATTCAGAACAAACTCATAAGCTTCTTGTAACCTCCCAGCACGACCTAGAAGGTCGACCATGGCTGCATAATGTTGCCCTCTAGGCTGAATTCCATAATTTCTCTTCATTGATAAGAAATAATCCCAACCTTCATCAATCAAACCTCCATGACTACAGGCACAAAGGGCTGCAAGAAAAGTAACATAATTTGGTCTAAAACCTTCGTCTTTCATCCTATGAAATGATTCTAAAACCTCTGTAACTCTTCCATGCTGGCCATACCCAGATATTAATGAAGTCCAAGTAACAATGTTCCTGTTCACTGACTTATTAAAGGCTTTATGCCCATCAGTGAGACTGCTACATTTGAAATACATGTCTATGAGGGCACTATTAACTACAACATTTTCTCTCAGATTACACTTTATCATGATACCATGGGCTTTCTTACCGTGCTGTAATGTTGCCAAAGCAGCACAAGCTCTAAAAGCTGATGCAAAGGTATACTGGTCTGGTGTCAAACCATTCTGTCTCATCTTATAATAAAGACTAAGGCCTATTTCCTCAAGTCCACTTTGCACATATCCAGCAATCATTGCATTCCAAGAAATCAAGCTTTTATCCatcaaattatcaaaaaaCATATGGGCAGTCTTTAAGTCCCCAGATTTTGCGTACAATATCAATAacttattctttaaatattcattagcaaCATATCCAACAACAACCATTTGTGCGTGGATTCTTCTTCCCATCCTATATTGTTTCCTGAGTATACATTCTTGCAACATAAGAGCATAGGTGCCATGCTCCATTTTAAACCCCGTACGCCATAATAGCCCCACAGCTTCACTCATTCTCCCCGAATAACAAAGACCCTTTAACGTTTTTTCGAACTGAAGCACATTTTCAACCTGAAAGCTGGCAATATCTAACCAGTGACAATCCCACCCATTTTAAAAGAgcagaaaattgaaatattaaaagagGTAGGTGATATATTAGCTTTACGTAGAGGTAATATGTACCCCATAGAAACTATAGCAATCAACAATGAAAGAAGTAAACTTCACATAGAATCACATGATATGCAAATATTACTTTCTTCTCATTAAACTAAGTGTTAATCAAAATCCAAATcataaaacaaagaagaagacGAGTTAAGACGATATAAACCTGCCATCATCGGTTTCAGACTGAACCCGGCGGAGAAGAGTGGTGGTTTTACCGGCGAACATAGGGCCAACAATGACATGAATCTCGCCGGAAGTGTGAGAAAGAGAGGATTTAGATTGGAGACATCGATTTTGAATTGGGATAATTGAAAGGAAAGGAGAAGGAGGTTTCATGGGATTTCTAAAAGCTGTGACATTTGAGATAAGTTTGGATTTTGAGgctaaattagaaaagaagagagaaggaGTGGTTTTGGAAATGGGTGAAAATGGTGGGGATAATAACACACACTTCATTCTTGAAATAGCTGTTAAcatttgagagagagagagagagagagagagagggtaACGGGTTTTGATTATTTACAAGGAAATTTGTGACATGGTTGCTAAATTTAGGGTTTAAGGGTTATggagagagagacagagaacATATAAAAGAGGAGGGAGGGTTTAAGCGggtcttctctttctttttgcttGTTAAAAAATGCAAATACTTTCAGCTCTCTTTTCAGACAGAACAACAGTTACACCCATTGACGGGTCCGGGTGCCCATTTGCCCCTAATAGTCTCcgaaactcttttttttttttttcacattaTATATTAGGGAGATTCTCGGTCTTTTcacattatatattatatattaacaaaaattatttaaacttaaaatatataaataaaattttatactttgatattaaataattacatatattttattatttaaaattaatgaatatgcaTCAGTCATATGTCAGTTTAACGTATGCATCAACTCTAAACAAAATCTTTTACTTATTATTATATCGATCAAAAtcgaatttaaaaaataaaaactattaaatttattaaaatattcaacTTAGTTTCtagtaaatataaattttttaaaatttgaccAAATTTGATCTACGGGCtgaaaaatttagataatatataatacaatTCATTATTATCTCGGTTAAAAATATTCCACGTAATAATTACTCATTTGTAagaaaattatgtttaattgatttttctcccaaacaatatatatttatatattgtacattttattattaaatttacgtttgaaaaatttataagttcTTTTTGTTGTTAAAGACAATTAAATAGCTTTGAGAAAAATGAATAAGCAGTCATTTTGTATCATATAAATGTCaataatactttaaatattaaaaatataaaagctataagggatAATGAACTCTCAGATTCTGGAACGACTAGCAATATCTGTATCAGAAAGAAAGGAACATCAACAATCATTCACTattactaatatatttttctaagcaattctttgaataaatatgtaaatcCCCAATTTATGTTGATTCTTTAAGTCATTGGAACAGAGATATCCACACCAAGAAAGAAGCATTTGAAAGTTGATACAccagaaaaattagaaatctTGCCTCAGAAAACTGTAACTTCTCTAAATGAACATGATATCTGCTACTGTACAAATAGCTGTGTGCTTATTATCAGatggaaagagaaaaattattgCAGTAAACAATCACCAGTAATCCCCACAAGAACAGACTCCGTCGCGGAAATGGTGAAAGCGGTTGACATCTTTTACTAGAATCTCCTTATTTGTGAACTTGGAAATGAGTTTTGTAAATGAATGGCAGTCTTCACATAACCTCAAGTTTTTGGTGATCCGAATGGTTTCCCTACTATTTGTATTGATAAGCCCGAAGGCAACCGCTAATTTTTCGCTATGGCCTAATACAATTTGCTCCTTCTCCTCAGCATCTAGATCATAGAGCACAACTTTTGTTTGTGGCACATAGCCTTTCTCCTTCATCTCTGTTGACAATTTAACCACCAAAGCATGGAGCTGCTCAATCTGTGGGTTAAACTCATCAACAGACACAAACgtatagatttttcttttaacttctATCCAACTCCGACCTGGTATCTTTTGTAGCCCCCGAGCTTCCAGCAGCCTCTTCACTCTTTTTACTCCATCCCAGATACCGGCTTCTGCATAAATGTCAGCAAGAAGCACATAATTCCCAGCATTTGTAGGCTCAAGATCAAAAAGCCTCTTGCTTGCCCTCTCTGCTAGTTCGACATTACAATGAATCCTACATGACCCTAGGAGAGACCCCCAAACCTTAGGCCCTGGTTCAATTCGCATATCCTCAATGATTTTAGCTGCTTCCTCTAACCTATTGGCCCGGCCAAGAAGGTCCACCATACAAGCATAATGCTCCACACTAGGATACATCCCATAGTCTTTATGCATCGACTCAAACaaaatctttccttcctctACAAGTCCTGCATGGCTGCAAGCTCCCAAAACACTAACAAATGATATGGGACTTGGAAATACACCGTTGCGAGTCATATCCTTGAAAATTTGGATTGCTTTCTTTCCAAATCCATGAACCCCATAACTTGAGATCAACGAGTTCCAAGAAACAACATCTCTCTTATCCATCTGATCAAAAACATGTTGGGCCAATTGTAGCTTACCACATCTTGCATACATAGTAACAAGACTGCTAATAACTGGCAAGATACTATCCAGCCCCCTCCGAAGAATATAACCATGCAACAACTTCCCTTGCTCCAAAGCTGCAAGAGCAGCACAAGCTTGAAGCACACTAACCATTGTCACAGAATTTGGACACATATCTTTAGTCTCAAGCATCATTTCCCTGAAAAGCTCCAAAGCCTCGAAAGGCCTCCCATTTTTCGCATAACAAGCAATCATAGCACTCCAAGAAACAACATTTTTCACTGACATCTCACTAAAAACACAACTAGCATACGAAACATAACCAAACCTCGCGTACATATCAACCAAAGTAGTCATTATATGAACATGTGCTTCATATCCACGTCGCAAAATTTGCGCATGAATCTCCTTCCCTTTCTTTAGCAATGATAATAAACTATTCGACGCAACACATGCTTTAAGCACATAAGTATAAGTGAACCTATCAGAAGGCATTCCAATAGAATTCATCCTCCGATATAATCTCAACACTTCTTCCCCATTACCCACTAAAGTTAGTGCTCGAAAGAGCGCATTATAAACATAAAGAGTTCTGCTACGCGTTTTATCAAACACCTTGCGTGCGTTATCAATGGAGCCAAAAGACGAATACATATTAATGAGTTTAGTGGCCAAGAAAGGATCCTGATCAAACCCATTGTCAAGGAGGTGTTGATGAACAAATTGAGCATCAAGAAAAGAGTTCTGATGGGTGCAAGAAAGAAGTAGAAGTTCATAAGTGTGTTGTGCTGGGTCTGGTTCATTGCAAAGCAGGTTAAGTGCTTGTTTTAGGTTACCTTGTTTGCATAGAGATTGAATTAGATTGTTACTGTTAGCTGTGGGGATTGTAGGGTTTAAGTTCACAAAGCAAATTGGTGGTTTTGGAGTTGGACGGGAAAAGAAAGTGGAATGAGAAGGTGGCTGAGTTGTGGCTTGAGGAGAGTGAAATGCCCACATTATTAGAATGGATGAAACTGAAATGATCAAATTATGAGTTTATTCactaaaaaagatttatatttcATCTTTGTTTACAACTCCCTCTCAGAAAGATTTTCATTTACAGGGGTTTGAGGAAGATTTTCTAGCTTCAGAGCAATGCAATGAGATTTTCcattgtatttatatatggAATAATTTCCAATTTGGCCCCTAAATTTGTCTCTTGCGTTTAATTTGaacctttttttatcttttgagtGAATTTAAGACCCAACTTTGCTGTTTTGGCTCTTTTgacccttttatttttagaatttaaagcACACACTCTCCAATTTCAACTAAAAGAGAGCAAATTGAATGCTGccccttcttttttcttttttaatctctCAGTTGATCATACTCTATCTGCTTTGATTATTCCACACTCAAACACTTCTTACTAACTCTAGCGAAACATAATACTACTGGAACTCCAAGTACAACCATTTAGATGTCGAAAGATGCTCGTGCATCTTTCTTTCCCTTCCCTTCAcaactttaaaattattgttgcTCTTGTTATGTCTTACTCTTGCCCTCAATGATGTTGGATTTAATGGTGTGTGTTAAAGACAAAGTTTTGGATTTGCTTTTGATTGGATTTTAGAGGAAAAatagaaaggaagaaaagaaaagttcgggagagaaaaataaactgtcgtttattgtttaaaataaagagcagtgaatattaattttttaattattttttgttgattgaTTGAACTTTGTCTGTCATGCGCCTAATCTGAACAAAGAGGGATCAAAATGagataaaacaacaaaattgGAAGTTAAATTAactgaaaatataaaagaaagggGCCAAATCGAACTAGATcctatatatgtgtgtgtgttcCTACTCTtgaatattcaatttttataaaactatttaataGAATTGTTATTTAGTATTTTGAACAGAATGAAAATTCATTGAATTAAGGAtgagatattaattttttccgGGCAAAAGCTAATAAACTAAGCATAAGCAGATGCCAGACTCCCTGGCAAAAAAAAGTTTAGCAAGCCATGCATCAGGATTATTCCTAGCtttacaaacaaaagaaattaacattGGCAGAGTGCAAATGAAGAAGTGTCTTCCTTTACTTTGTCGGATAGCGTTAGCAAATTCCTGAGGGACTTGAGGATTGAAATGTTTACATGAAGCAACAGTAGTAGAACGACTAGAAGAGAACAGAATAAAATTCTGACGACTGTTTAGCAATAATAAGATAATGGAGGATGACACAAGCTTTCAGGTTACTCCTTAGATAAGACGTGGTTTCTGCAAGTTGAGCCCTCAATCATCTGCCCTTTCCTGTTTATAATCAGAACACCTAGAGCAGCAACCTTAGTATCCTTGCAAAACTCCACAGTAGTACGGATGACACCCTGACAGGGGCTTGGTCTTCTTCTTGCACCTAAGAAACAGAAATACTATTTTCAGACTACATTGCTGAGAGAAAATACCCTGATAGatcatcttcttttctttttattattatattattactattattctTACTTATTCAGTAAGGTATCCAGGATTAAATATCCATTGTCCTCTTAGGATATTACTATCTAACTATTTTTTCACCAGGAGATCTTAAGGGTACATTTCCTGCTCGATCTTGCACATTCAGAGGCAAATTCTCAGAATACTTTTCAGGAAAAACCGACCATGATTAACAAGGAATAGAAATAACGTCCCTTGCCAAAAGGACTAACCCTCTTGGATTAAATCATTCTACTTTTCTGCCAATGAAAACTGGATCGCAATTCATGGTTTTTCTGAAATAGAAATTCCAAGCCGGATAGACCAACACATAATAGCAACTTTAAGAATTATATCCTAATCCTATTTATACCAAGTTTTCAACATCAAGCTCCACCAATGGAACATGGAGGCTTAGATGCTTGTAGAAGTTGAAGGATTAGAATTAGCACCAgagattattaataataataataataataataataaatgtaattttcatggaataaaacaaaataaattaagtggGTGCATTAATTTGTACAAAGATGCCGTGAAGTTTTCATTTGGAGAAGGActcttttgaaaaaagaaaaagtattcGAGAAGAAATTGCTTATAGAAATAATCAATcaacataaaattattctacaatattaattaaatatgtaccTCAATTTAGCAGTTTAgtcaattaatataatgtcTCACCACAACATTGTTTATGATCTTTatggaataaataaaataagtggCGTAATTACAAGGATGTCCTGAAGTCTTCATTTGGAAAGTGATTTTTTCTGAAAAAGTAATCACTTATAAATAACTTGCTGATATCAACCAAATCATATTAGATATTTTGagtgttttatatatataaaaataaataaataaataaatataacatatatatatattatattatattatattcagAGCCTAATTGAGAATGAAGTCACAAGTTTTGTTTTTGATAGATTTAATGGGAAGAGGAATAGGTAATGacataaaaaattgaaaaataaataaatatataaagaatgcaTAGGATTGATAAGTTGTGTTTTACTCtatttgaattatattattacactaTTGCTatcaaattaatcaattagATTCTTCTCTTTTGAAATCTCTTACTATGTCTATAGCAAGCAGTTTGAAGGATACACAATATTTATCATTCAATGCCTTAACTCTTGTGCCATAACTAACATGAGTTGCTAAAGTAGTATCCAAATTTATAagcattttttttctaaattttatagatgttaatttgagttaagtCATGTTCGTACATTGATACTTGATACTGATACCAATATTGCTTTTTGACTTCCTTAAAATGcaaatcatttttatatttttttcttttattttcaggTTATTCTTTGAATTTGGTAGcccttatatatatagttgAGTAAGATCCCTGTAATAATTGATAATCTATTAGTGCTCCcattttaaagatatatttatatgaaatttaattacaagCATATCATCAGTTGGTGGTATTAAGTAAAGCATATTCTTCATGTTCTCTATGGATTTTTTTGTTACATATTCTCTATCGCTTATACAATTATGTCCATTTCAATTCTGtctttattctttctctttctggATCTCTTTTGCTACTCGGGTGAAATGTGACCTTGTATATTAAATCACTAGATGCTTCCATTGTCACTATTCATCTACTCAATCAATCATGGGGTATCGAtctcttttattcttaaaaaataaattaataggaCTAGACGGAATGCATATGAGTTCATTCCTAattcaaatagaattaattcataattaatctaattgaatgctaaatttacttaatttaattcaattttaaatttatttgaggTAAATTTGTAAAGtaattaataacttataaaatatttttatattatgacttttataataataatttatacgCACAATCCGTGTGACGAgcaaaacatatatataacactagaaaagagaaaattttgaACTGAAATTCTTagaatcaattaataattaatctaatgTTAACATAATcctatcttaattttatatgcaattttaatttaatacctTATTTATCCTAATAGagttaattagtaattttaattcaattctaATACTACCGCAATTTCATACCTAATTGGAGTTCCAATAGTTCAATATAACTTCTTACAAAATttgaagacaaaaaaaaagataaaatatttttatttttattttattaatatattaattcatcTGTTcattataatactttttaataaattattacaacTGAATTACTTGAAGTGTtcgatatttatttttatatactaaacAAATTTTATCTCAAAGtgtccatatatatatatataattgaattttattataaatttattatattatattaatatttcaaacttttcaaatttaatatatttatttttactttattgttaTTGAATTCAATGTAACATGTCAAgcaatataaaagaaaatatcatttaaattatttaaaattatttaacattTGATATTTGATGTTTCTTTatcatgaaaatttaaaatttatctcttttttatattactttttactcttcttttgtgagaaatttcattttatttttatttgattataactgatgtgtcttttttagtatACACAAGTGCATGAACCGTTCTTATAGTAAGagtaagttcaccacgaggtcgatctcttaAGAAACCATGAGgctacttattataaagactaattatcaaacacaaaacaataaaagtaaatttaaacactctaaatagagagtaatattcataaaattaagtaactaaacaataaataaatatgcaatgcaaattcaaatgcttatgatctaaaactatatgctaaatacagtatttagtctagccatttacttagtaatctccttgttttactttaagcctagatctaatgaatgagatggtaatatgcatttttttcctaaatcactcaagctaatgatgcaacttaggtttcttatatcaacataaattaaagtaaagatgatgtttctaatacttttaaccta
The Ricinus communis isolate WT05 ecotype wild-type chromosome 1, ASM1957865v1, whole genome shotgun sequence DNA segment above includes these coding regions:
- the LOC8284095 gene encoding thymidine kinase a; this translates as MLTAISRMKCVLLSPPFSPISKTTPSLFFSNLASKSKLISNVTAFRNPMKPPSPFLSIIPIQNRCLQSKSSLSHTSGEIHVIVGPMFAGKTTTLLRRVQSETDDGRNVAIIKSNKDTRYGLDSIVTHDGVKLPCVALSNLSSFRQTFGSDAYEQLDVIGIDEAQFFEDLYDFCREAADHDGKTVIVAGLDGDYLRRSFGSVLDIIPLADSVTKLTARCEFCGKRAFFTLRKTEDTRIEVIGGADVYMPVCRQHYVSGQAVVEAARIVLESEKADCVTYV
- the LOC8284094 gene encoding pentatricopeptide repeat-containing protein At3g46790, chloroplastic, with protein sequence MWAFHSPQATTQPPSHSTFFSRPTPKPPICFVNLNPTIPTANSNNLIQSLCKQGNLKQALNLLCNEPDPAQHTYELLLLSCTHQNSFLDAQFVHQHLLDNGFDQDPFLATKLINMYSSFGSIDNARKVFDKTRSRTLYVYNALFRALTLVGNGEEVLRLYRRMNSIGMPSDRFTYTYVLKACVASNSLLSLLKKGKEIHAQILRRGYEAHVHIMTTLVDMYARFGYVSYASCVFSEMSVKNVVSWSAMIACYAKNGRPFEALELFREMMLETKDMCPNSVTMVSVLQACAALAALEQGKLLHGYILRRGLDSILPVISSLVTMYARCGKLQLAQHVFDQMDKRDVVSWNSLISSYGVHGFGKKAIQIFKDMTRNGVFPSPISFVSVLGACSHAGLVEEGKILFESMHKDYGMYPSVEHYACMVDLLGRANRLEEAAKIIEDMRIEPGPKVWGSLLGSCRIHCNVELAERASKRLFDLEPTNAGNYVLLADIYAEAGIWDGVKRVKRLLEARGLQKIPGRSWIEVKRKIYTFVSVDEFNPQIEQLHALVVKLSTEMKEKGYVPQTKVVLYDLDAEEKEQIVLGHSEKLAVAFGLINTNSRETIRITKNLRLCEDCHSFTKLISKFTNKEILVKDVNRFHHFRDGVCSCGDYW